The Bacteroidota bacterium genome has a segment encoding these proteins:
- a CDS encoding aspartate aminotransferase family protein, protein MDIKACEEEYFFKTYKRLDIEIAKGEGCWLISKTGERYLDLFGGLAVNSLGYNHPKINEAIRTQIEKYIHLSNLFLQESQVSLAELLIKNSGYKKIFFSNSGTEAMEGTIKLARKWGKNKGKSEIISFHGSFHGRTMGALSITGREKYRNGYEPFLQGSIFSTYNDSQELISKVNEKTLAIVLEFIQGEGGINEANAEFIKTISDLREKFGVLLIADEIQSGLGRTGKFFAFNHLNIAPDVVVIAKPLGGGLPLGAFLGNERVADVFTYGVHGTTFGGNPVACSAGIATIKEIVENGEMQNAENIGSYLKYKFNELKLKYPNLIQDVRGRGCMLGVELKREGELLVTEMLKKKVLINCTNTNVIRLLPPFILTKDEADFALDQFDSVFSTLNK, encoded by the coding sequence ATGGACATAAAAGCATGTGAAGAAGAATACTTTTTCAAAACATATAAGCGTCTCGATATTGAAATAGCCAAAGGTGAGGGTTGCTGGTTGATTTCAAAAACCGGAGAACGCTATCTTGATTTATTCGGCGGGCTTGCAGTAAATTCACTCGGTTACAATCATCCCAAAATTAATGAAGCTATCCGCACACAAATCGAAAAATATATACACTTATCAAATTTATTTTTACAAGAATCACAAGTAAGTTTAGCCGAATTGTTAATTAAGAATTCCGGTTATAAAAAGATATTTTTTTCAAACAGCGGTACGGAAGCAATGGAAGGAACCATAAAGCTCGCTCGAAAGTGGGGAAAAAATAAGGGCAAATCTGAGATTATCTCTTTCCACGGTTCATTTCACGGCAGGACTATGGGGGCGCTTTCGATTACTGGTAGAGAAAAATATCGAAACGGTTACGAACCATTTTTACAGGGTTCCATTTTCAGTACTTACAATGATTCACAAGAATTAATTTCAAAAGTTAATGAAAAGACTTTAGCTATAGTATTAGAATTTATACAAGGCGAAGGGGGCATCAACGAAGCTAACGCTGAGTTTATAAAAACGATTTCTGATCTACGGGAGAAGTTCGGAGTTCTTTTAATCGCCGACGAGATTCAATCGGGACTCGGACGAACCGGAAAATTTTTCGCATTCAATCATCTCAACATTGCTCCCGATGTAGTTGTAATTGCCAAACCGCTTGGAGGTGGACTTCCATTAGGAGCATTTTTAGGAAACGAACGAGTTGCCGATGTGTTCACTTACGGAGTACACGGAACAACATTTGGCGGAAATCCTGTCGCCTGCTCTGCCGGCATTGCCACAATCAAAGAAATTGTAGAAAATGGTGAAATGCAAAATGCAGAAAATATCGGTAGCTATCTTAAATATAAATTCAATGAACTTAAACTCAAGTATCCTAATCTCATCCAAGATGTTCGTGGCAGAGGTTGTATGTTGGGCGTCGAACTAAAACGTGAAGGCGAGTTACTAGTTACCGAAATGTTGAAGAAAAAAGTTTTAATCAATTGCACTAACACAAATGTTATTCGGCTATTACCCCCGTTTATTCTAACAAAAGATGAAGCCGATTTTGCGCTGGACCAATTTGATTCGGTATTTTCTACATTAAACAAATGA
- the zapB gene encoding cell division protein ZapB translates to MDYQQAGTDAKIIIEQKEIEAELKSLWEKIRKASEVIFMLRDENQQLKTQNSDLQQKYDELNSQFMAKEQEMIRIRTEYSRLASSTGEDTFSSTEKEALKNRITDLIAKINSHL, encoded by the coding sequence TTGGATTATCAACAAGCTGGAACAGACGCTAAAATTATCATCGAACAAAAAGAGATCGAAGCGGAACTAAAAAGTCTCTGGGAAAAAATCAGAAAGGCTTCTGAGGTAATTTTCATGCTTCGCGATGAAAACCAACAATTAAAAACACAAAACTCCGATCTTCAGCAAAAATATGATGAACTCAATTCCCAATTTATGGCAAAGGAACAGGAAATGATTCGTATTCGTACTGAATATTCGAGGTTAGCGAGTTCGACTGGTGAAGATACATTTTCTTCTACTGAGAAGGAAGCATTGAAAAATCGTATCACCGATTTGATTGCAAAAATTAATTCACATTTGTAA
- the rny gene encoding ribonuclease Y — translation MSETYIFIAIVVAASAFGFLFGWYINNRIIKNKIVFAEDMAKQLLGNAEKETNALKKEKLLEVKDEWYKKKQEFDHEHNAKKNKLTAFEKQLTQREENFDRKVDLINKKEQEHNNLKKELEAKAKLIQTKTQELDRLTQAQNIKLEKISGMTSEEAKKMLLENLIQETKNESAGQLKLIRDQAKLDAKKESQKLTIQAIQRFAADYTVESTVSVLNIQSDEMKGRIIGREGRNIRAFEAATGVDVIVDDTPEAVILSAFDPMRREIAKMALEKLMTDGRIHPSRIEEIVEKVRADVEEEIIRVGENAMMQLGVNNAHPEIIKCIGKMKYRSSYGQNLLTHSIEVAHITGLMAAELGLDATMARRAALMHDIGKTVDKLAEGPHALLGYEFAKKYNENPVVVNVIGSHHEDMPMETPIAALVQAADAISGARPGARRESVEGYVKRLEKLENVATSFDGVAKSFAIQAGREIRVMVEPEKIDDGRADQLANDIAKKIEQELEYPGQIKVTIIRERRSFAYAK, via the coding sequence ATGAGTGAAACATATATATTTATAGCCATCGTTGTAGCTGCTTCGGCTTTTGGTTTTTTGTTTGGATGGTATATCAACAACCGAATTATTAAAAATAAAATTGTATTTGCCGAAGACATGGCAAAACAGCTTCTTGGAAATGCTGAAAAAGAAACCAATGCTCTGAAAAAAGAGAAATTACTCGAAGTAAAAGATGAGTGGTATAAGAAGAAGCAGGAATTCGATCATGAGCATAATGCAAAAAAGAATAAACTGACTGCTTTCGAAAAACAACTGACCCAGCGTGAAGAAAATTTCGACCGCAAAGTTGATCTGATAAACAAAAAAGAACAAGAGCACAATAATTTAAAGAAAGAACTTGAAGCTAAAGCAAAACTAATCCAAACGAAAACACAAGAATTAGACAGATTGACCCAAGCACAGAATATCAAGCTCGAAAAGATATCGGGTATGACTTCAGAAGAAGCCAAGAAGATGCTGCTCGAAAATTTAATACAGGAAACCAAAAACGAATCAGCCGGGCAACTTAAATTAATTCGCGATCAAGCAAAATTAGATGCTAAAAAAGAATCTCAAAAATTAACTATACAGGCAATTCAAAGATTCGCTGCTGATTATACAGTTGAATCAACTGTAAGTGTACTCAATATTCAAAGCGATGAAATGAAAGGCAGAATCATCGGTAGGGAAGGCAGAAACATACGGGCTTTCGAAGCTGCAACCGGTGTCGATGTAATAGTTGACGATACACCTGAAGCAGTTATTTTGTCAGCATTCGATCCCATGAGGCGTGAAATCGCAAAGATGGCATTAGAAAAATTGATGACAGACGGGAGGATACATCCAAGCAGAATTGAAGAAATTGTTGAAAAAGTACGAGCTGATGTAGAAGAAGAAATAATCCGCGTTGGCGAAAATGCTATGATGCAGCTTGGAGTAAATAATGCACATCCCGAAATAATTAAATGTATCGGGAAAATGAAATATCGTTCATCGTACGGTCAAAATTTATTGACTCATAGTATTGAAGTTGCTCACATTACGGGATTGATGGCGGCCGAATTAGGACTTGATGCAACCATGGCACGTAGAGCCGCATTAATGCATGACATCGGAAAAACAGTGGATAAATTGGCGGAGGGTCCGCACGCGTTGTTAGGTTACGAGTTTGCAAAAAAATACAACGAGAACCCTGTTGTTGTGAACGTGATTGGCTCGCACCACGAAGATATGCCGATGGAAACACCGATCGCAGCCCTTGTTCAAGCGGCTGATGCGATTAGCGGTGCCCGACCCGGTGCTCGACGTGAATCTGTAGAAGGTTACGTGAAGCGACTTGAAAAACTTGAGAATGTTGCAACCTCGTTCGATGGTGTAGCAAAATCTTTTGCAATTCAAGCTGGAAGAGAAATTCGTGTGATGGTTGAACCTGAAAAAATCGACGATGGACGCGCAGACCAATTAGCTAACGATATTGCAAAAAAAATCGAACAGGAATTGGAATATCCGGGACAAATTAAGGTAACTATTATTCGCGAACGGCGCTCATTTGCGTATGCAAAATAA
- a CDS encoding cell division protein ZapA, protein MATDSKSIRVKIFGTEYPLRGESDELTKKVANYVDEMINTIHSKIPEQPPLTVAVLSALNITEDLFKEREKNNKVVSFAQSELDRMNDYLDKILE, encoded by the coding sequence ATGGCAACTGACAGCAAAAGCATAAGAGTAAAGATATTCGGGACTGAATATCCGCTGCGTGGCGAAAGCGACGAGTTAACAAAAAAAGTTGCAAACTATGTAGATGAGATGATAAACACTATACACAGCAAAATCCCTGAGCAACCACCACTTACTGTTGCAGTTTTATCGGCGTTAAATATTACTGAAGACCTGTTCAAAGAACGCGAAAAAAACAACAAGGTTGTCTCTTTTGCTCAAAGTGAATTAGACCGTATGAACGATTATTTGGATAAAATTCTGGAATAA
- the coaE gene encoding dephospho-CoA kinase (Dephospho-CoA kinase (CoaE) performs the final step in coenzyme A biosynthesis.) — MLKVGITGGIGSGKSEVCKIIEKFGSPILYADDIAKELLFTNEIVKKRIRYEFEEDIYDVDGSIDKKKLAKLIFFDGMLKTKLENIVHPFVIDYAKKQFKKFESSNEYKIIFLEAALIYESGVDKLLDYVVVITADQERCINRVIERDKTSRDDVLGRINAQMAPKQKAEMADFVIHNDGDLNSLIVNVEFIYKLLLKISETQNGHKSM, encoded by the coding sequence ATGTTAAAAGTTGGCATAACAGGCGGGATCGGAAGCGGCAAATCGGAAGTTTGCAAGATTATTGAAAAATTCGGATCCCCAATTCTATATGCCGATGATATCGCAAAGGAACTCCTTTTTACGAATGAAATAGTAAAAAAACGTATCCGCTATGAATTTGAGGAAGATATTTATGATGTTGATGGTTCGATTGATAAGAAGAAATTAGCTAAACTGATTTTCTTTGATGGAATGCTTAAAACAAAACTCGAAAACATTGTTCATCCCTTTGTAATTGATTATGCAAAAAAGCAGTTTAAGAAATTTGAATCTTCGAACGAATATAAAATAATATTTTTAGAAGCTGCCCTTATTTATGAATCAGGAGTTGATAAGTTGCTCGATTATGTTGTTGTTATTACAGCTGATCAAGAGAGGTGTATCAATCGTGTTATCGAACGGGATAAAACAAGCAGAGATGACGTTCTCGGCAGGATCAATGCTCAGATGGCTCCGAAGCAAAAAGCCGAAATGGCTGATTTTGTAATTCATAACGACGGCGATCTTAATTCCTTAATTGTAAATGTAGAATTTATTTATAAATTGTTACTAAAAATATCGGAAACGCAAAATGGACATAAAAGCATGTGA